A window of Nicotiana tabacum cultivar K326 chromosome 24, ASM71507v2, whole genome shotgun sequence contains these coding sequences:
- the LOC142178238 gene encoding uncharacterized protein LOC142178238: MAGDSELRDVICDEPFVPTKNLGDPVVAIPKTRKEFNDADQKAIEKNFRAKKILVCGIGPNEYNRISACQSAGEIWEALQTAHERTTQVKQSKIDMLTTEYELFRMKDDESIQDMHTHFTSVINELHSLGETIPRNKLVRKILSALPSTWESKVNAITEAKD; this comes from the coding sequence ATGGCTGGAGATTCTGAGCTACGGGATGTCATATGTGACGAACCCTTTGTTCCCACCAAGAATCTTGGCGACCCGGTTGTAGCCATTCCCAAGACGAGGAAGGAATTCAATGACGCTGATCAAAAGGCCATAGAAAAGAACTTTcgagcaaagaaaattcttgtttgTGGAATTGGTCCTAATGAATATAACAGGATATCGGCATGCCAATCAGCAGGAGAAATCTGGGAGGCTCTTCAGACAGCTCATGAAAGAACAACACAGGTTAAGCAatccaagatcgacatgctcacaactgaatacgagctcttcaggatgaaagATGATGAATCCATCCAAGATATGCATACTCACTTCACCTCCGTAATTAATGAGCTTCactctcttggtgaaactattccaaGAAACAAGCTTGTCAGGAAAATCCTTAGTGCACTGCCCAGtacttgggaaagcaaagtgaaCGCCATTACAGAGGCGAAGGACTAG